TGCGAGCTTCGTTTCTTTAGATAAGCTTCCTTTAGGTCTACCGAGCTTTTGCCCTTCACTTTTCTTACGGGCTAATGCTTCTTTTGTCCGTTGAGAAATTAAATTACGTTCTATTTCGGCAGAAAGACTAAAAGCAAAGGCTAATACTTTTGAATTTATGTTATTTCCGAGCTCATAACGCTCTTTAGTAGTAAAGACTTTTATATTTCTTTCCATACAATCGTGAAGAATGCTCATTACTTCCATTAAATTTCTTCCGAGCCTTGAGATTTCTGTCGTTATTAAGACATCATTAACATTCATGCGTTTTAGCAATTTGCCGAGTTCACGCTCACTATATTTTTTAGCTCCGCTTATTGTTTCTTCAATCCATTCGTC
Above is a window of Desulfobacterales bacterium DNA encoding:
- a CDS encoding master DNA invertase Mpi family serine-type recombinase — encoded protein: MITAYIRISTDQQSVENQRFEILKFADEKKLHIDEWIEETISGAKKYSERELGKLLKRMNVNDVLITTEISRLGRNLMEVMSILHDCMERNIKVFTTKERYELGNNINSKVLAFAFSLSAEIERNLISQRTKEALARKKSEGQKLGRPKGSLSKETKLAGKEKIIQDFTINRIKKNSAKF